The following DNA comes from Pseudomonas sp. Tri1.
TCTACTTCGCCAACCACAGCAGCCACGGCGACTTCGTGTTGCTCTGGGCCTCGCTGCCGCCGGCGCTGCGCAAGCTGACCCGGCCGGTCGCGGGCGCCGACTACTGGCAAACCAGCCCGGTGCGGCGCTACATCATCAACCGGGTGTTCAACGGCGTGCTGGTGGACCGCGAGCGCAAGGATCCGGGCTACAGCCCACTGCAACCGATGCTCGAAGCCCTGGAAAACGGCGATTCGCTGATCATCTTCCCTGAAGGCACGCGCAACCCCGATGAAGGCTTGCTGCCGTTCAAGAGTGGGATCTACCACTTGATGAAGGCCCATCCCGAGGTCGAAGTGATCCCGGTGTGGATCGCCAACCTCAACCGTGTCATGCCCAAAGGTCGGGTATTGCCGCTGCCGCTGTTGTGCACCACCAGTTTCGGCGCGCCGCTGTGCGTCGAAGAAGGTGAAAGCAAAGAGCAATTTCTCGAACGCAGCCGCGCCGCGCTGCTGGCACTGGCCCCGGAGCACGTCTGACATGGATCGATATACCCTGATGTTGTTTGGCGGGATCGGCGCGATTCTGCTGCTGGCTTCGCTGATTGGTTTCATTCTCAAGCTGCGCACCAAAGGCGCGCCGAACTCGGTCATCGACAACCTCAATGCGCGGATCAACGCCTGGTGGATCATGGTGCTGGTGATCGGCATCGCGTTCTGGCTCGGCAACGCGGCAGTGATCTTGTTGTTCTACGCCGTGTCATTCTACGCCCTGCGCGAGTTCCTGACCCTGACACCGACCCGGCGCAGCGACTATCCGGCGTTGGTGGCGGCGTTCTACCTGGCGCTGCCGCTGCAATACCTGCTGATTTACTACGACTGGTACGGCCTGTTTTCGATCTTCATCCCGGTGTATGTGTTCCTGCTGCTGCCGATCCTGGCGTCCCTGGGCGGCGACAGCACGCACTTCTTGGAGCGCGCTTCCAAGGTCCAGTGGGGGTTGATGATCGCGGTGTTCTGCATCTCCTTCGTCCCGGCCTTGCTGACGCTGGACATTGCCGGTTTTGAAGGGCGCAACCTGTTGCTGATCGCCTACCTGGTGATCGTGGTGCAGCTGTCGGATGTGCTGCAGTACGTCTGCGGCAAGTTGTTCGGCAAACACAAGATCGCGCCGAACCTGTCACCCTCAAAAACCGTGGAGGGTTTTGTCGGCGGCATTTTCCTGGCCTCGCTGATCGGTGGCGCGTTGTGGTGGATCACGCCGTTCAATCCGTGGCAGTCGTTCCTCATCGCCTTGCTGATCAACCTGCTCGGTTTTGCCGGCGGCATCGTCATGTCGGCGATCAAGCGCGATCGCGGTGTGAAGGACTGGGGGCACATGATCGAAGGCCACGGCGGCATGCTCGACCGGTTGGACTCGGTGTGCTTCGCTGCGCCGATCTTCTTCCACCTGGTTCGGTACTGGTGGACCTGAGAAAGCCTGTGGCAAACACCTAAACCTGTGGGAGCGAGCTTGCTCGCGATAGGGCCTGGCCAGTCAACATCGATGTTGGCTGGTCCACCGCTATCGCGAGCAAGCTCGCTCCCACAGGGGTTCAGTGCTTAACCTACAGCTGTGTGCAGGCAATCAGTCAAGGATCAGATGCGGCAAGAACCGGCTCGAATCCTTGGTGATCAAGCTGTTGTCTTCACGCACGCCAATGCCCGCCGCCTGGTCGCCGATGACCCAGGAACCGATCAGCGTGTAGCTGTCGTCGAACTTCGGCAGCGGCGCGAATTCCTGGAGAATGAACGGCGCGTCGGTGTAGGGCCCGTCTTCTTTGACGATCAGGCCATCCGCGGTTTGCAGCTCGATGTTCGCGCCTTCCCGGGAAAAGAACGGCTTGCGCACCCAGCCCTTGGGCACGGCTTTGCTCGTGTCGGTATCCAAGTGGGCCGCGAGCAGGTTCGGGTGGCCTTTGTTGAATTCCCACAGCAGCGGCAGGATGCCTTTGTTGGAGATGATCGACTTCCAGGCCGGCTCGAAAAACTGCGTATCACACTGGGCAATCGCGGCGCCGAAGGGTTCGTGGAAGATGAATTCCCAGGCATGCAGCTTGAACAGATGCGGAATCCAGCGTTCTTCCAGATCGACGAAACGCCCATCACTGTTGAGGCCAATGTCCTCGATATCGATGTGCCGCGATTCGATGCCGACTTTCTCCGCGATCAGCCTCAAGTAATCCGTGGTGCCTTTGTCCTCCACCGAGCCTTTCATCGAAGCGAAGTAAAACGGTTCCTTGAGCTGCAACTGGGCAAAGGCCTGGTGCAGCTTGGTATCGATGCTGTTGAACTGGTCGGCATGCTTGGGTAGCAAACCGCGCTCGATGCATTGCTCCAGCCAACCCCACTGAAACGCCGCGGCTTCATAGAGGCTGGTCGGCGTGTCGTAGTTGAGTTCCAGCAGCTTGGCCGGGCCCGTGCCGTTGTAGGAGAAATCCATGCGTCCATACAGGTGCGGATGGCCTTCGAGCCATGAAGTGCGCACCAGGTCGAAGAACGGCGCGGGAATGCTCAGGCGCTCCAGCAGCTCTTCGCTCTGTACCACGCGAGCCACGAGGTCCATGCAC
Coding sequences within:
- a CDS encoding lysophospholipid acyltransferase family protein codes for the protein MFEPVVANLITSAARMVTGARSLWLGCAPTQVQRIYFANHSSHGDFVLLWASLPPALRKLTRPVAGADYWQTSPVRRYIINRVFNGVLVDRERKDPGYSPLQPMLEALENGDSLIIFPEGTRNPDEGLLPFKSGIYHLMKAHPEVEVIPVWIANLNRVMPKGRVLPLPLLCTTSFGAPLCVEEGESKEQFLERSRAALLALAPEHV
- a CDS encoding phosphatidate cytidylyltransferase, whose protein sequence is MDRYTLMLFGGIGAILLLASLIGFILKLRTKGAPNSVIDNLNARINAWWIMVLVIGIAFWLGNAAVILLFYAVSFYALREFLTLTPTRRSDYPALVAAFYLALPLQYLLIYYDWYGLFSIFIPVYVFLLLPILASLGGDSTHFLERASKVQWGLMIAVFCISFVPALLTLDIAGFEGRNLLLIAYLVIVVQLSDVLQYVCGKLFGKHKIAPNLSPSKTVEGFVGGIFLASLIGGALWWITPFNPWQSFLIALLINLLGFAGGIVMSAIKRDRGVKDWGHMIEGHGGMLDRLDSVCFAAPIFFHLVRYWWT
- a CDS encoding glutathionylspermidine synthase family protein — translated: MKKIHCAERHDWKQTAESLGFLFHTIDNEPYWDERAYYQFTLKQIENDLEDPTTEIHDMCMDLVARVVQSEELLERLSIPAPFFDLVRTSWLEGHPHLYGRMDFSYNGTGPAKLLELNYDTPTSLYEAAAFQWGWLEQCIERGLLPKHADQFNSIDTKLHQAFAQLQLKEPFYFASMKGSVEDKGTTDYLRLIAEKVGIESRHIDIEDIGLNSDGRFVDLEERWIPHLFKLHAWEFIFHEPFGAAIAQCDTQFFEPAWKSIISNKGILPLLWEFNKGHPNLLAAHLDTDTSKAVPKGWVRKPFFSREGANIELQTADGLIVKEDGPYTDAPFILQEFAPLPKFDDSYTLIGSWVIGDQAAGIGVREDNSLITKDSSRFLPHLILD